The following DNA comes from Alienimonas californiensis.
TCTCGGAGGACTTCGTCTTCGACGACGTCCTCAATACGGCGGAGTTCGTAGTTGGCGCGGGGGTGGGGCTCTGTCTTGCCGTACTCCAGACAGACGGAGGTGTACGGGGCCCGGGCCACGGTCTGCGGGGGGATGGAGAAGGCGCCGCCGCCGAAGCCGCCGCCGCCCATCCCGCCCATGCCGCCGCCCATGCCGCCGCCCATGCCGCCCATGCCGCCGCCCATCCCGCCGCCCATCGACTGCATGCCGCCGCCCATCCCGCCCATGCCGCCGCCCATTCCGCCCATTCCCCCGCCGCCCATGCCGCCCATCCCGCCGCCGCCGAAGCCGCCGATCTGATTCTGGACGTGCACGCCGATCAGGCCGTCGGGGATCTGAATCGTCAGCGGCTTATCAGTGTGGTTGGCGATCAACAGGTTGCCGCCGGTCTCGTCCTTGGCGATGACCTTGACGGAGATCTCGCCGGTCTGCTGGCCGTCGAACAGGTCGACGTAGCCGGCGGAGGCGTCGAGCTTGAGCGTCTTCGCCAGGACGGTCTTCATCTTGGAGAGGTCCCGCTCCGGCGCGACCTCGCTCTCGCCGTCGCCCTCGGCCGCGACGGCGGACAGCGGGGCGGCCAGCAGGGCCCCGAGGCCTGCCGCCAGCAGGGACCGGCGCTTCATTCCGGTCGGAGCGGGCGACCCGCCCGGGGTTGCGGACAGGCGACGGACGGGCGAGGGCATGCGAGCGGGCATGAGATGAGGTGATCCGTCGGGGGCGGGGGCCGACCTCCAGCCTACCGGGGGGGAAGTCGCGCGGGCAATGACCTGCTTCGACCGTCGCCCGATCCCGACCGCCGGTTCTTGCCGCCGGAACGTCGAATCGGCTCAAGTCGGGGCGGGTGGGCGCGACGGCGCCGGTTCTCCGCCCGGCCGCCGACGGCCGTCCCGGCACAATCGCGCCCGCCCCGCGATCCGCCCCGTTCGCGCAGGCCGCCCAAGGTCGCTCCGGCCGCCTCGATTCACCCCGGGTCGCGCAACCCCGGGTCGCGCATGCAAAACGCCCCGCCGGCGGGGGCCGGCGGGGCGTGGTGCGGGTTCAGGAGGCAAATCCTGAAGTGGAGCTGATGAGATTCGAACTCACGACCTCTGCATTGCGAACGCAGCGCTCTCCCAACTGAGCTACAGCCCCGGGTCGGCCGTCGCCGGCGGTGCGGCGTCGGGCGGGTCACACCATACCCCCGCGATCGTCCGCGGGAAAGTGTCTCGCCCCCTCCGAAGCGCCTCGCCGGCGCCCACGTCGGACACCGCCGACGGCCGCGGGGTTCGGCGGCGGGCCGTTCGCGCTCGTCCGGGCGATCGGTCCGGGGGCGATCCGCGGTCCGGGCGGCGGAGCGGCGGCGTGTTGACACTCCGAGGGACGGGTCGGATGATCCATTGTGCCGATCCGGCACGCCGCCGATTCGGCACGCTTCCTTTCGCGCCTCGTCCGCGTTTCCCCCCGGTTTCCTTCCCCCTGCCAGCCGCCGGCCCCCGCCGGTCGCCGCCCCCCGCATGGCCGCCGACATCCTCGAAAAGTTTGTCGCCGACGGCACGATCAGCCGGGAGCAGCTGCACGAGGCGCAGGACCTGGCGAAGCGCAAGAAGACCAGCCCGGCCCAGATGCTGGTCGCGTTGGGCTACCTGGACGAGGCGGATCTGGCGAAAGCCTCCGGCGGCGGCAAGACGCTGGACCTGGCGAACCTGACGGTGCCGGACGAGGTGATCGCCTTGGTGCCGGTCTCCGTAGCCCGCGAGAACACGGTGCTGCCGATCTCCGCGACGGAGAGGTCGGTCACGATCGCCTTCGCGGACCCGTCGGACATGGGGGCGCTCCAGAAGCTGGAGTTCCTGCTCACGCCGCGGTCCATCGACATCGCCCCGGCGGCGAAAGGCGACGTCGTCGCCGCGATCGACCGCCACTACGGCGGCGCCGGCGAGGGCGGCGGCGGGGCCGACACCATGCACACCATGCTGACGGAGATCACCGAGACCCAGATCGACGTCACCCAGGCGACCCTCACCGCCCGGGACGCGGACGACGAGGACGAGACCGCCCCGATCATTCGCCTGGTAAACCTGATTATTTCCGAGGCCGTGAAGATGCGGGCCTCGGACGTTCATATCGAGCCGTTCGAGGACCGGGTGCGGATCCGTTACCGGATCGACGGGTCGCTGGTGGAGCGAGACAGCGCCCCCCGCCGGATGCTGGCCGCCATGACCAGTCGTATTAAAATCATGGCGTCGATGGACATCTCCGAGAAGCGCCGCCCCCAGGACGGCCGCATTAAGACGCGGGCCGGCGGTAAGGAGCTGGACCTTCGCGTCTCCATTCTGCCCACGAACCACGGGCAGGCCTGCGTCATGCGGATTCTGGACCGCGACAATATTAAAGTCGGTCTGAAGAACCTCGGCTTCGGCGAGGAAAACTACAAGACCTTCCAGAACCTGATCCGCCGCCCCAACGGCATCTTCCTGGTCACCGGCCCCACCGGCTCCGGCAAGACGACCACGCTGTATTCCGCCCTGGGGGAATTGAACCGGCCGGACCGCAAGATCATCACCGCGGAGGACCCGGTCGAATATTATCTGCCGGGCATCAATCAGGTGGAGGTCAAGCACAGCATCGGCTTGGACTTCCAGCGGATCATCCGGGCGATGCTGCGGCAGGCCCCGAACGTCATTCTGGTGGGCGAAATCCGCGACAAGGAGACCGCGGAGATGGCGATTCAGGCCTCCCTGACGGGTCACTTCGTGCTCAGCACGCTGCACACCAACGACGCCCCCAGCAGCATCACGCGGCTGATCGACATGGGCGTGCAGCCCTTCCTGGTGGCCAGCAGCATCCTCGCGGTGATGGCCCAGCGGCTGGTCCGCGTGGTCTGCGAAAGCTGCAAGCAGCCCTATACGCCGGACGCCGGCGAGCTGGAATACTTCGACATCACCCCCGAAGAGGCCGACGAGGCCACCTTCTTCAAGGGGCGCGGGTGCAATAAATGCTCCCACACCGGCTACCGCGGCCGGCGGGCCGTGTTCGAGCTGATGGGCATGAACTCCGCGATCCGCGAGATGACCTTCAAGGGCGAGCCCGCCCAGGCGATCCGCCGGCAGGCGCGGTTGTTCGGCATGCGGACGCTGGTCGACGACGCCCGCGAGAAGGCGATGGCCGGCATCACCACCCTCACCGAAGTGCAGAAGCTGATGCGCTCCAGCGATTGACCGTTCGTCACGCCAGGGCTCCGCGGGGCCTCGGCGTTACGGCGCCGCTTGATCCGCCGGGCGTTCTCCCGGCACACTCCGCCCCGTCCTCCTCGTCCGTTTCTCGAACCCCGTTTCCCCGAAAGTTCCGTCCGATGGCCTTCGTGCAGATCGACAAGCTGCTGGAGACGGTGGTGAAGGAGAAGGTCTCCGACCTGCACATCACCGTCGGTCAGCCGCCCGTGATCCGGGCCGGCGGACGGATGCGGCGCCTCGAGACCAAAACGCTGGACGCCGACGACACCAACTCGTTGATGAAGTCCATCACCCCGGAGCGGAACCAGCAGGAGCTTCAGGAAGTCGGCGGGACGGACTTCGGCTTCGCCTACGGCGACAAGGCCCGCTTCCGGGTCAGCGTATTCAAGCAGAAGGGCACCATCGCGATGGTGCTGCGACGGATTCCCAACGAGTTCCTCACGATGGAGCAGATCGGCCTGCCGCCGGTCGTGAAGGACCTCATCACCCGCCCCCGCGGGCTGTTCCTGGTTACCGGGCCGACGGGCTCCGGGAAGACCACCTCGTTGGCCAGCATGATGAACTGGATCAACGAGACCCACGCCCACCACATGATCACGCTCGAAGACCCGATCGAGTATTATCACGAGCATAAAAAGAGCACCGTCAACCAGCGGGAAATCGGCGTCGACGTGCCGAGCTTCCCCGAGGCCCTCCGCCGGGCCCTGCGGCAGGACCCGGACATCATCCTCGTCGGCGAGATGCGCGACCTGGAGACCATCAGTTCCGCCATCACCGCCGCCGAAACCGGGCACGTGGTGTTCGGCACGCTGCACACCACCGGCGCCCAGGGCACCGTCGACCGGATCATCGACGTGTTCCCCACCAACCAACAGGAACAGATTCGCACCCAGCTTTCGGTGGGCATTTTGGGCGTGCTCTCGCAGGCTTTGCTGCCGCGCAAGCCGTCCGGCATGGTCGCCGCGTACGAGTTGCTGGTCGTCACCCCCGCCATCGCGAACCTGATCCGCGAAGGCAAGACGTTCCGCATCAATTCGTCCATTCAGACCGGGCGGAAATACGGCATGCAGCTGCTGGACGACCACCTGTTCAGCCTGTGGAAGAACAACATCGTGGAGGAGGAGGACGTCCTTTACAAAGCGAACCAGCCCGGCGAGTTGAAGGTTCGCATCGAAAAGGCGAAACGCGGCCTGTACGAGGACGAAGAAGGGGACGACGACGTCGAGGAGGAGGACGACGACTTCGAATGAAATTTCAGGCGAAAGGGGGGCGGAGGGCGGAATGAACTCCGCGGCCGCCGCCCCGCCCGCCCGCCGCCCGTAACCTTCCGCCCTCCGCCTTTTTCCTTCCCCCCTCGTCATGGCCGCCCGCCGCAAAATCGGACAGATCCTGCAGGATCTCGGATATCTGTCCGAGGACCAGGTCTGGGATCTGTTGGAGGAACAGAAGCAGAGCCCCGGGGAGGTGTTCGGGCAGGTCGCGGTCCGCAGCGGGCTGGTCACGCAGGCCCAGATCACCGAGGCGCTGGCCGAGCAGTGGGGGATGCCGGTCGTCGATCTGGAGAACACCCAGATCCCGGCGAAGGTGCTCGAGAGCGTCCCGCAGACGATGTGCGAGATCTATAAGATCTGCCCCGTCAGCCTGAAGGGGGACGTGCTGACGGTCGCCATGGCCGACCCGCAGAACGTGGCGGCGCTGGACGACCTGAAGAACTTCCTCGGGCACGAGGTCCGCGGCGCCGTCAGCAGCGCCGAGGACGTCGCCGCCGCCATCGAGCGCAACTACGCGGAGCGCCCCGACAGCATCGAGGACGTCATCGGCGAGCTGGAGGTCGAACAGGACGGCGACAGCGCCGCCTTCGATCTCTCCGACCCGGAGGAGATGGCCGACGCGGCCCCGATCCGCAAGCTGGTCAATATCGTGCTTTTAAACGCGATCAAGGACCAGGCCAGCGACATTCACTTCGAGCCGTTCGAGGACGAGTTTAAAATCCGCGTCAAAGCGGACGGCGTGCTGTACGAGATGATCCCCCCGCCGCGGCACATGGCGAACGCCGTCATCAGCCGCATCAAGATCATGGCGGACCTGGACATCGCCGAACGCCGGCTGCCGCAGGACGGGCGGATCGAACTGAACGTCGGCGGCAATCCCGTCGACCTGCGGGTCAGCATTTTGCCCACGATGTTCGGCGAAGCCTGCGTCATGCGGGTGCTGGACCGCACGGTGGTCAGCCTCGACCTGAATAAGATCGGGATGGACGCCGGCACGCTGGACCGCTTCCGCAAGATGATCAAGCGGCCCAACGGCATTATTCTGGTCACGGGGCCCACCGGGTCGGGCAAGACGACCACGCTGTACTCCACGCTGAACGAACTGAACGAGATCTCGGAAAAGATCATCACCACCGAGGACCCGATCGAATACGACATCGACGGCCTCATCCAGTGCCCGATTAATTCCGACATCGACGTCACCTTCGCCGCCTGCCTGCGGGCGATCCTGCGGCACGACCCGGACCTGATCCTCGTCGGCGAGATCCGCGACTACGAAACGGCGGAGATCGCCGTGCAGAGCGCCCTCACCGGGCACCTCGTGTTCAGCACGCTGCACACCAACGACGCGCCCAGCAGCATCACCCGGATGCTCGATATGGGCGTGCCCAAGTTCCTCATCACCGCCTGCGTGGAGGCCGTGCTGGCCCAGCGGCTGGTCCGCCGCATCTGCACCGATTGCCGCACCGCCTTCGAGCCCTCCGACGAACTGCTGATGGAACTCCAGCTGCCGGTCGAAACGGCCCGGCAGTACGACTTCTATTACGGCAAGGGCTGCGCGACCTGTCATAACAGCGGCTATAAAGGCCGCGTCGGGCTGTACGAACTGATGGACGTCACCGACGACATCCGCGACCTGATCGCCGAGGACGCCAACGTGGACGACCTCCGCAACCTGGCCCGCTCCCAGGGGATGACCACCTTGCGGGAAGCCGGCCTGAAACTGATTTTCGAGGGAGTGACCACAATCGACGAGGTCGTCCGCGAAACCGTCATCGAGGACATCACGTAGCGCCCGGCTTCCCGTCCGGCCCGCCGGGCGTTCCTTTCCGTTCCCTTCACGCAAAACTCGCGGCCCGACCGGACCCTTCCCCGGACTCGTCCTCCCCCCGGCCCGCCGCCCGTAACCCGCCGCACCCACGCCGCCCGGAGACCGTTATGCCCACCTTCGTCTACGAGGCGATGGACAACACCGGGTTGGAGATCAAGGAATCGATCGACGCCCCGACGAAGAAGGACGCCGAGGCGAAGGTCCGCGAAAAGGGCTTCTTCGTCACCGACATCCGCGAGTCGAAGGCCAAGAAGAAAAAGTCCGCCTCCAAGGACGGGGACAAGGGCAAGTCGAACAAGGCGGCCCGGGCCAAGGCCAAAAAGAAGGGCGGCGGCTTCACGATCGGCCGGGTCAGCCCGAAGCAGCTCACCACGTTCACCCGGCAGCTCTCCACGCTGCAGGACGCCGGCCTGCCGATCCTGCGGTCGCTCCGCATTCTGGAAGGCCAGAGTAAGCCGGGGGTCATGAAGAACTCCCTGCTGGGCGTGATCGAGGACATCGAGGGCGGTATGACGCTCTCGGAGGCGATGGCCAAGCAGCCCAAGGCGTTCGATGGGCTGTACGTCAACATGGTGAAGGCCGGCGAGGCCGGCGGCGCTTTGGAGATCATCCTCCAGCGGCTCGCGGACTTTAAAGAGCGCTCCCAGAGCCTGAAAAAGCGGGTTCAGGGGGCCATGATCTACCCCGTCGCGGTCGTCACGGTGGCGGTCGCGATCGTCGGGTTCATCATGTATTACATCATCCCGAAGTTTAAAAAGATCTTCGAGGACTTCGGCACCCCGCTGCCGGCGATCACCGAGACGCTGATCGCCTGCAGCTCCTTCACGGTCAAGTACTTCTATCTGTTCCCGGCGGTTCCGTTCGCGATCTGGCTGATCCTCAAGATCATCCGCAAGAACCGCACGGGCAAATACGTCACCGACTGGATCCTGCTGCACATCCCGGTACTGGGCAAGATCGTGGAGAAGGCCACGGTCGCCCGTATCTGCCGGACGCTGGGCACGCTGATCGCCTCCGGCGTGCCGATCCTGGAAGCGATCATCATCGCCCGCGACACCGCCGGGAACGGGGTGTTCGCCCGGGCCTTCGACAACATCTACGCCGCCATCCGCGAGGGGGAATCGATGGCCGTGCCGTTGA
Coding sequences within:
- a CDS encoding type II secretion system F family protein, with protein sequence MPTFVYEAMDNTGLEIKESIDAPTKKDAEAKVREKGFFVTDIRESKAKKKKSASKDGDKGKSNKAARAKAKKKGGGFTIGRVSPKQLTTFTRQLSTLQDAGLPILRSLRILEGQSKPGVMKNSLLGVIEDIEGGMTLSEAMAKQPKAFDGLYVNMVKAGEAGGALEIILQRLADFKERSQSLKKRVQGAMIYPVAVVTVAVAIVGFIMYYIIPKFKKIFEDFGTPLPAITETLIACSSFTVKYFYLFPAVPFAIWLILKIIRKNRTGKYVTDWILLHIPVLGKIVEKATVARICRTLGTLIASGVPILEAIIIARDTAGNGVFARAFDNIYAAIREGESMAVPLKEARIVDDIVVNMVDVGEETGALDTMMYKVADVYDEEVKVLVDGLIKLLEPIMVVVLGLVVGFIVIALFMPLIDLLNDLS
- a CDS encoding GspE/PulE family protein; translated protein: MAARRKIGQILQDLGYLSEDQVWDLLEEQKQSPGEVFGQVAVRSGLVTQAQITEALAEQWGMPVVDLENTQIPAKVLESVPQTMCEIYKICPVSLKGDVLTVAMADPQNVAALDDLKNFLGHEVRGAVSSAEDVAAAIERNYAERPDSIEDVIGELEVEQDGDSAAFDLSDPEEMADAAPIRKLVNIVLLNAIKDQASDIHFEPFEDEFKIRVKADGVLYEMIPPPRHMANAVISRIKIMADLDIAERRLPQDGRIELNVGGNPVDLRVSILPTMFGEACVMRVLDRTVVSLDLNKIGMDAGTLDRFRKMIKRPNGIILVTGPTGSGKTTTLYSTLNELNEISEKIITTEDPIEYDIDGLIQCPINSDIDVTFAACLRAILRHDPDLILVGEIRDYETAEIAVQSALTGHLVFSTLHTNDAPSSITRMLDMGVPKFLITACVEAVLAQRLVRRICTDCRTAFEPSDELLMELQLPVETARQYDFYYGKGCATCHNSGYKGRVGLYELMDVTDDIRDLIAEDANVDDLRNLARSQGMTTLREAGLKLIFEGVTTIDEVVRETVIEDIT
- a CDS encoding type IV pilus twitching motility protein PilT: MAFVQIDKLLETVVKEKVSDLHITVGQPPVIRAGGRMRRLETKTLDADDTNSLMKSITPERNQQELQEVGGTDFGFAYGDKARFRVSVFKQKGTIAMVLRRIPNEFLTMEQIGLPPVVKDLITRPRGLFLVTGPTGSGKTTSLASMMNWINETHAHHMITLEDPIEYYHEHKKSTVNQREIGVDVPSFPEALRRALRQDPDIILVGEMRDLETISSAITAAETGHVVFGTLHTTGAQGTVDRIIDVFPTNQQEQIRTQLSVGILGVLSQALLPRKPSGMVAAYELLVVTPAIANLIREGKTFRINSSIQTGRKYGMQLLDDHLFSLWKNNIVEEEDVLYKANQPGELKVRIEKAKRGLYEDEEGDDDVEEEDDDFE
- a CDS encoding GspE/PulE family protein, which gives rise to MAADILEKFVADGTISREQLHEAQDLAKRKKTSPAQMLVALGYLDEADLAKASGGGKTLDLANLTVPDEVIALVPVSVARENTVLPISATERSVTIAFADPSDMGALQKLEFLLTPRSIDIAPAAKGDVVAAIDRHYGGAGEGGGGADTMHTMLTEITETQIDVTQATLTARDADDEDETAPIIRLVNLIISEAVKMRASDVHIEPFEDRVRIRYRIDGSLVERDSAPRRMLAAMTSRIKIMASMDISEKRRPQDGRIKTRAGGKELDLRVSILPTNHGQACVMRILDRDNIKVGLKNLGFGEENYKTFQNLIRRPNGIFLVTGPTGSGKTTTLYSALGELNRPDRKIITAEDPVEYYLPGINQVEVKHSIGLDFQRIIRAMLRQAPNVILVGEIRDKETAEMAIQASLTGHFVLSTLHTNDAPSSITRLIDMGVQPFLVASSILAVMAQRLVRVVCESCKQPYTPDAGELEYFDITPEEADEATFFKGRGCNKCSHTGYRGRRAVFELMGMNSAIREMTFKGEPAQAIRRQARLFGMRTLVDDAREKAMAGITTLTEVQKLMRSSD